One window of the Thermoflexus hugenholtzii JAD2 genome contains the following:
- a CDS encoding NAD-dependent epimerase/dehydratase family protein has translation MIAVTGASGYIGSRLLERLAGAAVLALDIRSPRHLPEGAEFVRHDVRQPMGALFRARGVKAVIHLAFAVDPMRDRRAERALNVLGTTNVLAACAEARVETVILLSSATVYGAYPDNPPALTEDAPLRGCPGFGYVEDKLELERMAARYAREHPEARVILVRPVVVAGPHMRNYLSRALEKPFVFLPWGANPPLQLVHEQDVAQALATLLHEGPSGPYNLGAPNPIPFQEVVRRARARAVALPWVLLYPLAAVAWRMGWRAVTEAPPALLHYLRWPWVVDGSRITRLTSFAYQFDTPATLADYLEARAGRAGGGGTYR, from the coding sequence ATGATCGCCGTCACCGGCGCCAGCGGCTACATCGGGTCCCGCCTGCTCGAGCGGCTGGCCGGCGCGGCAGTGCTAGCCCTGGACATCCGCTCGCCGCGCCATCTTCCGGAAGGCGCGGAGTTCGTCCGCCATGATGTGCGACAGCCCATGGGCGCCCTGTTTCGGGCCCGTGGCGTGAAAGCGGTGATCCACTTGGCCTTCGCCGTGGATCCCATGCGGGATCGGCGGGCGGAACGGGCGCTGAACGTGCTGGGGACCACCAACGTGTTAGCGGCGTGTGCGGAGGCGAGGGTGGAAACCGTGATCCTCCTCAGCAGCGCCACGGTCTACGGGGCGTATCCCGACAACCCGCCTGCGCTGACGGAGGACGCGCCGTTGCGCGGGTGCCCGGGGTTCGGATATGTGGAGGACAAGTTGGAGCTGGAGCGAATGGCGGCGCGTTACGCCCGCGAGCATCCGGAGGCCCGGGTGATCCTCGTGCGACCGGTGGTGGTCGCCGGCCCCCATATGCGGAACTATCTCTCCCGCGCCCTGGAGAAACCCTTTGTGTTTCTCCCTTGGGGGGCCAACCCGCCGCTCCAGCTGGTCCATGAGCAGGATGTGGCCCAGGCCCTGGCGACGTTGCTCCATGAAGGACCGTCGGGCCCCTACAACCTGGGGGCCCCGAACCCCATTCCGTTCCAGGAAGTGGTCCGGCGCGCCCGAGCCCGGGCCGTGGCGCTCCCCTGGGTCCTCTTATATCCCTTGGCCGCGGTAGCCTGGCGGATGGGATGGCGGGCGGTCACCGAGGCGCCGCCGGCGCTGCTCCATTACCTGCGCTGGCCGTGGGTGGTGGATGGGAGCCGCATCACCCGGTTGACTTCCTTCGCTTATCAATTCGACACCCCGGCCACCCTCGCTGATTACCTGGAGGCCCGGGCGGGTCGGGCAGGCGGTGGAGGGACGTATCGGTGA
- a CDS encoding ABC transporter substrate-binding protein: MRKRLAGFLIGLLGLTACRSPELWTIGLVAPFEGRDRAIGYDLIFGARLAIREWNARHPEGPWAMLLALDDGGDPERARERARQITAVPGLIAVIGHFRPETTRAAAPVYREAGVLWIAPLLPADRVPAGAMATAVDTSTMVEALMGSLPQASRSRFWMVRDGEEQWFGPEAVAVIRARGWRVVEARWTEADPWGEEPVLFDGRAVHAGEAARRWRQAGWRGLLLGGPGLLHPDLQVLIPGDPGIRVVAETRRVDDPGWVAAYRALSLGTPPGPYAALGYDLVWALLQAHGSPSFRWEGRTGIWEGGGGQLRKVPALWVNVP; this comes from the coding sequence GTGAGGAAGAGGCTTGCGGGTTTCCTGATCGGGCTCCTGGGGCTGACCGCGTGTCGCTCCCCGGAGCTCTGGACCATCGGCCTGGTCGCTCCGTTCGAGGGGCGGGATCGGGCGATCGGTTACGATCTGATCTTTGGGGCTCGCTTGGCCATCCGAGAGTGGAACGCCCGGCATCCGGAGGGGCCGTGGGCGATGCTCCTCGCCCTGGACGACGGGGGGGATCCGGAGCGGGCGCGGGAGCGGGCGCGTCAGATCACGGCCGTTCCCGGTTTGATCGCGGTGATCGGCCATTTCCGGCCGGAAACCACACGGGCAGCCGCTCCGGTTTACCGGGAGGCCGGCGTCCTGTGGATCGCCCCCCTGCTTCCGGCGGACCGGGTTCCTGCAGGGGCGATGGCCACGGCGGTGGACACCTCCACGATGGTGGAGGCCTTGATGGGTAGCCTTCCCCAAGCGTCCAGATCGCGCTTTTGGATGGTCCGGGATGGGGAGGAGCAATGGTTCGGGCCGGAGGCTGTGGCCGTGATCCGCGCTCGGGGATGGCGGGTGGTGGAGGCGCGGTGGACTGAGGCGGATCCCTGGGGAGAGGAGCCGGTGCTCTTCGATGGCCGGGCGGTCCACGCGGGGGAGGCTGCGCGGCGCTGGCGGCAGGCGGGCTGGCGGGGCCTCCTGCTCGGTGGCCCGGGCCTCCTGCACCCGGATCTTCAGGTGTTAATCCCGGGGGATCCCGGGATCCGGGTGGTGGCGGAGACCCGGCGGGTGGACGATCCGGGGTGGGTTGCCGCCTATCGGGCGCTCTCCCTGGGGACGCCGCCGGGGCCTTACGCCGCCCTGGGCTATGATCTGGTGTGGGCGCTGCTGCAGGCGCACGGATCCCCTTCCTTCCGCTGGGAGGGCCGAACGGGGATCTGGGAGGGGGGCGGAGGGCAGCTGCGCAAGGTGCCGGCCCTGTGGGTGAACGTGCCGTGA
- a CDS encoding metal-dependent hydrolase has translation MPQPGLHGLFALGVLRLRPAPRGFALGLMAGALLPDLDTYPQGIAVVLGMDPARAEALFHRTLTHSLFFAIGVALALAGSARLRGDRAQMAFAGGWLLGSVGLHILPDLLAWFDGVGILWPLWSVNLWAGVALPHPVPNLLRAMNFYAFAAYLFALGKEARRRGMDRRGLISLRKEVKVQLGLGALFTPLALLLPTSQYNLLDGAAFLLWAYPRVLWITWRMRSVIEAMG, from the coding sequence ATGCCGCAGCCCGGACTGCATGGTCTGTTCGCCCTGGGCGTCCTTCGGCTCCGTCCGGCTCCCCGGGGGTTCGCCTTGGGGTTGATGGCCGGGGCCCTGCTGCCTGATCTGGATACATACCCTCAGGGCATCGCGGTGGTGCTGGGAATGGATCCGGCTCGGGCAGAGGCGCTGTTCCATCGCACCCTGACCCACTCCCTCTTTTTCGCCATCGGCGTCGCCCTGGCGCTGGCCGGCAGCGCCCGCCTTCGCGGGGATCGCGCACAGATGGCGTTCGCTGGAGGATGGCTCCTGGGAAGCGTGGGGCTACACATCCTCCCCGATTTGCTCGCCTGGTTCGATGGCGTGGGGATCCTCTGGCCCTTGTGGTCGGTGAACCTGTGGGCGGGCGTGGCCCTGCCCCATCCGGTTCCGAACCTGTTGCGGGCGATGAACTTCTACGCCTTTGCAGCCTATCTCTTCGCCCTGGGGAAAGAGGCCCGGCGTCGTGGCATGGACAGGAGGGGGCTCATCTCTCTGAGGAAAGAGGTGAAGGTCCAACTGGGGCTTGGCGCCCTGTTCACCCCTCTGGCCCTTCTTCTTCCGACATCGCAGTATAACCTCCTCGATGGCGCTGCCTTCCTCCTCTGGGCTTATCCCCGCGTCCTCTGGATCACATGGCGGATGCGGAGCGTCATCGAGGC